The following coding sequences lie in one Pseudomonas sp. SL4(2022) genomic window:
- a CDS encoding L,D-transpeptidase, with amino-acid sequence MVTLDFLHISLADQCLYGFANGQLRLRLSVSTALNGAGERNGSGCTPRGLHKVRAKIGEGLPSAAVLRGRRWTGEVWSPELHAQFPGRDWILTRILWLSGCEPGRNRLGAVDTFRRYIYIHGTPDSEPMGVALSHGCVRLRNSDLLELFARVPVQCAVQIDEAACPDWATAPLI; translated from the coding sequence ATGGTTACTCTCGATTTTCTGCATATTTCCCTCGCCGATCAGTGCCTGTATGGTTTTGCCAATGGGCAGTTGCGGCTGCGCCTGAGTGTTTCCACCGCGCTGAATGGTGCCGGTGAGCGTAATGGTTCCGGCTGTACGCCGCGTGGCTTGCACAAGGTGCGGGCGAAGATTGGTGAGGGCTTGCCGAGCGCTGCCGTGCTCCGCGGTAGGCGCTGGACCGGCGAAGTCTGGTCGCCCGAGTTGCATGCGCAATTTCCCGGGCGCGACTGGATTCTTACGCGCATTCTCTGGTTGAGTGGTTGTGAGCCTGGGCGCAATCGTCTGGGCGCTGTTGATACCTTTCGCCGCTATATCTACATACACGGTACGCCGGACAGCGAGCCTATGGGCGTGGCGCTGTCACATGGCTGTGTGCGCCTTCGCAACAGCGACCTGCTGGAACTCTTTGCGCGTGTCCCGGTTCAATGTGCGGTACAAATTGACGAGGCCGCCTGCCCCGACTGGGCAACGGCGCCTCTTATTTAA
- a CDS encoding TetR/AcrR family transcriptional regulator, with protein MAQSETVERILDAAEQLFAEKGFAETSLRLITSKAGVNLAAVNYHFGSKKALIQAVFSRFLGPFCVSLERELDRRQAKPETKASLEELLELLVEQALAVKPRSGNDLSIFMRLLGLAFSQSQGHLRKYLEEVYGKVFRRYMQLVHEAAPRIPPLELFWRVHFMLGAAAFSMSGIKALRAMSETDFGVNTSIEQVMRLMVPFLAAGMRSETGLTDETLASAQLKPRTKMPAIPSKV; from the coding sequence ATGGCCCAGTCGGAAACCGTTGAACGCATTCTCGATGCGGCAGAGCAGCTTTTTGCGGAGAAAGGTTTCGCAGAAACTTCTCTGCGTTTGATCACCAGCAAGGCAGGGGTGAACCTGGCGGCGGTGAATTATCACTTCGGCTCGAAAAAGGCCCTGATTCAGGCGGTGTTCTCGCGCTTTCTCGGGCCTTTCTGCGTAAGCCTGGAGCGTGAACTGGATCGTCGTCAGGCCAAGCCGGAAACCAAGGCCAGTCTCGAGGAGCTGCTGGAGTTACTGGTCGAGCAGGCGCTGGCAGTAAAGCCGCGCAGTGGTAACGACCTGTCAATCTTTATGCGTTTGCTGGGCCTGGCTTTTAGTCAGAGCCAGGGACACCTGCGTAAGTACCTCGAAGAGGTGTACGGCAAGGTGTTCCGCCGTTACATGCAGCTGGTGCATGAGGCCGCTCCGCGTATTCCGCCACTGGAACTGTTCTGGCGTGTGCACTTTATGCTCGGCGCTGCGGCGTTCAGCATGTCCGGGATCAAGGCTCTGCGCGCGATGTCGGAAACCGATTTCGGCGTTAATACCTCGATTGAGCAGGTGATGCGCCTGATGGTGCCATTTCTGGCTGCCGGCATGCGTTCGGAAACCGGCCTGACCGATGAAACCCTGGCCAGCGCACAGCTCAAACCACGCACCAAGATGCCAGCCATCCCTAGCAAAGTTTGA